Within the Salvia hispanica cultivar TCC Black 2014 chromosome 4, UniMelb_Shisp_WGS_1.0, whole genome shotgun sequence genome, the region GTCTCGTCGTAGTGTGTGAGGAGAGCACCATACTTCGTCGTAAGGTGAAAACTTGTCGCCTTCATTCTTCCCTGTGGCACTTTTCTAAGATGGAAGTTCGCAAGAACAAGTTCTTCAGTGTCCTAAATAGCCGCGCCTATGGTCTTGGAGAAGGTTTTGAAGGTGGACGGAGATTTTCCATCCACAACAACGTTTTGTTGGGTATAAAAGATGTGTGTGATACATTAGAAGATGAATGTGCAATTACTGCACGTTCCCTCCTATGTGTTGGTCCGTATCATTGCTATCCGGTACCCTTAGGCTTCGGTTTGAGGTTTCTCAGAGTACTCAAAGCTCTTTCGATCCGATTATATGAATTTCCAACGGAAGTGTTGGAACTAGTCCAGTTGAGATACCTTGCCCTTACGTACAATGGAGATCTCCCTGGTTCCGTGTCCAAACTCTTTAACCTTCAGTTCTTGATTATCCATCGCCATCTGAGCATTATATCGAATCCATCTCAATCTTATGTGCCTCTAGAGATATGGGATATGCAAGAACTAAAGCATCTACAGATAATGGGAAGCGACCTACAAGAAACTAGTTCTGGCGCGTTCTTGGAAAACCTACGAACACTTTTAGATGTGAgtgttgctagctgcaccattGGGGTTCTTCAGAAAATCTCCAATCTAGAAAAGCTTGGTATCCAAATTGAGTTGGTGCCTGATGATGATGGTGAACCTTTTCAATGTTTGAATCAAATTTCTTGTCTTGATAAACTAAAATCACTTAAATGTATTGTTCTGAATCCTGAGCTAATGCCCGAGCCTGGGTTTGCTGCTCCTGTCTCAATGTTCCCATCGAGCCTAGTAAAGTTGCACTTGAGCGGGCTGTGCTATCCTTGGGAATATATTAATACTGTTGGTTTGTTGCCGAAGCTCCATGTGCTGAAATTGAAATGCTATGCCTTTCGAGGCCCGAAGTGGGAAGTCGATGACTTTAAATTCCAAAGGCTTCGGTCCCTCGTGATCGAGGATACGGATTTGGTCGAATGGAAGGTGGGAAGTGGATGCTTCTCAAGGCTTAGGCATATCAGCATAAAACATTGCTACAACTTGGAGGAGTTCCATTGggattatgattattatttcaagGATGTTGAAGTATTTGACAGCAACCCTTTAGCTGAAGCTTTTTTTAACCAGATAAAAGATAGAAAAGAACGTCGTTTCCTTCGCGTTGGCTTCCATTCTTCGTGGGAGGATGGTAGTCGCGGATAGTAATGTTGTGTAATAAGATGAAACGTGATGCTTTTCAGCTCGTTCGGTTGCCATGATTAAATGTCATGACTAATCTTATCTTTTGTTCAGttgtaatttatttcaaaagcTCAACTCGTGACAAGCTTCATTCCTCTCAATTGGGACACCAAATATAACGTTCTTCAAATCAACACCAAAATCCAactctttttttatcattCCACCAAATTTGACagctaaatttttttgataatttcttaatttagatttttgaAGTATAGTGTGACTTTGATGTAAAAATGGAAcacttttaataataaaaatgtccTAGTGATGTTGATGTGATTAACGAAAGGTTATGATTGGATAAAAGCACTATTAggctctaattattttaaagcaATACGTATATATGAATACGTCACTGATGATAGgggtatatatttaatactccttgataaatgtcattttaaaagAATCTAACTTATTcactattttcatttgaattatatattaGAAATCAAGCTTTGTGATATACGAAGTGTCGTATCACATTTAGTTGACAAAATTTACAAGCTAGTGTATACGTATCACTAAGCTTAGAAATTGTGATACgaagtataaaaaaatgcaGCTAAGATACATATTATCCTTATCCCATAATAATTAACAatgaattttaagtttttttaaaaaaataattcacgtATGTGTCTTACAACTTGgagcaaaaattaaaaaaaaaaaaacatcacaaaTTTGTACctgcaatatttaaattttctatttgaaattatattaataaaaattaatgggTTTCTTGATATTAGGAGACATTCGATTCTACCAACTCTACCATTTCCATTAAAACGTAgcactaatatttaattttagccTTTTTTGAGGCTCTATTTCTAATTTACAACCACCAAATTTGGACCTTTTCACTAAGCAGTACTTCATCATACATTGAGTTCAAATAACTACATTGAGTTCCAAATTTTGTGTTGTCTTTTCTAAAAACAGCACTTCTCATTGTCCTAATTTACCATTTTGATCTTTTGAAACCTCAATTAGTGAACATTGGTGTTATATTAGTTGCATGAGCAATTAATGCGggatttatatattaaatgtatTACAGTATTTCACTTAATATAGTAGAAAATGTTTTGAGATGAGTTCTTTATTTTGATCTCTTCCTTACATACTATtgtaatactccatccgtctgcCATTAGGAATCTCATTCCTTGGCGGCACGGGGTTAAGAAATTATTAGAAAACTAGATGGaaaagagttagtggaatatgagtctcgtttgtatatattagttttaaatgaaatgcgagtaaaatgagttagtgcaATGTGATATCTTATTACCATTTATTGTAAAAGTAAACCGAgcggacgaactaaaatggaaaaatggacctcatatttgcggacggagggagtatcaaacTCGTATTTTTATTCCACtcattattattcaatttagtCGTGAAACCTTTGTTCGCTCATAATACATTTAATCATATATCTAAATTGGGATGAAATGAGTAATATTTAgattacatttaaaaagacatcattaaaaaattcacaaagTCCAAAAATGGCGTTATTTGGTGGAGTACTTTATTTGATAAAGTAATGGATGTGAAATGAAATTTGGCATTTTCTAGGGTCAATGTTGCAAATCACCATAAATTAAGGGACAAAAATGTCAGCTCAATCAGCTGCCGTTCTTCacaatatatgtatacatgCATTCTTCCCATGAATCTGTATATATTCACGCacaatataatcatatatgtAGCGCTCTGCTCTTCACCTACGCGCATTGATCCTGTATTTTCGGTTATTCAAAGCCTTGTCACActcaaacaacaaaaaaagttgcggattaattaagaatttggcgatttttcaaattttaccgACGATTTGGGTGTAGAGAGGGCCACTAACAAGGCGAGAGGGTTCAATTTCTTCCAGACTTTGGGGAATTTTGAGTGGAGCGGTTTTGTTTCGTGTTTTTCTTCGATTGGCGAAGCGCAATTTGAGTATGAAATTGAATGCGACGATTCTGTATTCATGCGTGGATGACGAGAAAGAAGAGGCGTCGACGCCGCCATCGGAGAGCTCgccgccggcgccggcgagTATTGTAGTGGGCTATGCGTTCActtcgaagaagaagaagagcttTCTGAAGCCCAAGTTTATTCGCTTCGCTCGGTACTCGTTCGCCcggatttattttcttattttctcgTGATTTCTCTGTAGAAATGCGATGATTCATCGATCTTTTTACATTGCGCTCTGTTTAGGTTTTTCACATCTTTCGCTGATATCCGTAGTTCTATCTTCTTTGTGATTACGTTGCAAATTCACACATGTTTAATCGTTTCAATTTAATCTTAGAACATGATGCATGCAGAGGTGTTCTTGGCAATATGTATTTTGATTCCGAATGAGGGAATGGACTAGATTAGTGATTTGGTCGATTTCTGTCCTCTTGGAATGGATAATTTTGATCGGTTGGTACATTTCCTTTCTTACTCTGTAAGAAAGATTGATAATTATAACTATGAAGGATTCACATTATTGAGTGGCTGGTTTTCTGGAACTGTTTGTTTAACTTATCTAAATCTATATGGTTTCAGAAGGAATCATAcatgtgaaattcttctttggAAGGAATATTCCATTATATGTGCTCTTAAGATTACAGTCAACTTATTTTATGACCTAGGTATTTAAAATCATCTGTTGCTTTCCCACTGCAGTGGAAGATTTGGTATTTAATGCTTGTCCCTACTGCTGCTTGTAAGAATTTAGTACTCCACTGCAAAGAATTAGTTTAGTGAACCCCACTTGTCTAATTTTTCACAACTAAAAATGGACATAAATccattattgatttttattgccAAAATTTCCATCTGCCCCACTGGCCACTGTGATTGCTGATACAGGCTAGATCCAAACAAAACCATTTGAATTGTAATTGGCTGTAATCTAGTTGATTGAGAATTCTTCTGGGATCTGCTAAAACTTGAGCGCAATATCTTCTTTTCCAGTTTCGGCTCCAAACATGTTCTAAAACTTTTGAAGACCAGTCCTTCCTAATTTAGTTATTTCCCCTTCATGGCATAATCATAGTTTAGTTGCctgattttcattaaaatgcaagtataatttgataatttctaTGTTATGCTATTAACTTATCCTCAACCAAATAACTTGGAAATTTGAGGCTGCAAGTTTTGATTGGTGATTCTCCAAATGTCTGCTTATTCattctattcttttttttgtttatcaaTCTGTTATCACTTAACTTCAACTTGTTCACCACATCACTTGAATCTTGATAACCATAAATTTTCCATTAATTTACTGAAAACCCCCTTAGATGTTTTGATGAGGTATAATCTACTTTTCTGGTCACTTAAGGGGTAACATTTTCTAATGCAGAAATAAGGGCATTCAATTTGTTCCAATTGATCTGAAAAGAGCTTTATCAGAGCAGGGTCCATTCAATATTGTTTTACACAAGGTTTGAGTTATTACTGTCATATTTGCTTGCTAACTGTTTGAACTACAATAGATGCAATGTCAGTATTGCTATTTTAGATGTTAACACATAGGTATTAATGGTCCTTTGACCATCGTTTTAGGAAGAAATTCTGCACCAAACCATTTCAACTGAAATATATAGTGGAAACTGAGCCCAACAGGATCCAGAGGTTAGCTTgcataaatggaaatgaagGTTAAAAAGAATGAATGATTGTTTCTTGACATATTTTGTTAAGCaattaactaataaattttaaagtatagCCTGATCAGAAAGGATGCATTATAGCTTTTCACACTCAACCATAGTTTTTGGATTCAATAATCTCACTACTTCTGATTGTCTGCCCTCTTCTTGTTCATTTACAAGTGGCACTGCACTAGCCAAAATTCTCTGAATATCTTAGTATGTAACCGCAAAGTCCAAATAAATGTCTATTGctatattctctctcatcattGCTAACTTCGTCTTGCCTTGTTGGATGGACCAAAAGCTAGCtcggatattttttttttacttggcATTAAACTAATTATCCTTCACGATGGCGAGTTTCTTGATATCGAGTTTTTTGACACCGAGTATTTCGAGTATTGACCAACTTGAACCAACCTCTTcaatattagaaattaaagtttgtaattttatgtatttatttatttttggttttgcaatgtgagagaaaagaatgtaataatgaattaaaagaaCCATAGGAGGACAAATGAAGTTAACTTTAATATACATCTCATTTACTAAGACTAGCAATTATAAATTGCCTTAaaagttttgcatttattttgtcAAGCCAATGGCCCACTGTAATCATGAATTGCCTTCTTATAATATGACGCTTGtgtcaaaccaaaaaaatatgtaaaatgcATATTATCATACTCCGTTGCCCTCAtctttattgattgattgCACTTTTTGATTTCAGTTAGAAGGGAGGGACTGGTCCCAGGTTATTGAGGTTTGTGCTCTCAACTTTATATTGGTTTATGAATCCAATGGTCTAGTGCTGCTGTGGAATTTCTACTGTGAGAACTATGCCATGAATCCATAAACTACTTAGTCTTCGTTGTGATTCATGAGGATCAAACAAGTGAGGATTGTACTTTCTAGATCTAGTATACTTGTGCAGGTGTAGGTCTGATGAACTTTTGCTGAACAAGGGGATTTTGATGTCCTGAGTAGCTTGTCCTAGTTGGCAGTAACTTTTGAAGCCTTTACTAATTGTGACAGTACTCAGAATTTAATCAAGTTGGAACTTAATGTTATTAGCTATATAAAAAACACCCTGTGagcataaacaaaaaaaagcaaatgGTGAACAAAGGCTTCATACTACTCCGCATTTGTTTTCATGTGTTCCCAATTCTACTAATGTTTTGGTGATGAAATAATGATAGAATTACACATTCACTTTAAATAATGTTAGCCTTTATGCTACaggatattttaatttgactgGTAGAGTTGCTAGATTGGCCATTCTGTGAAGCCTTATAATCTTATTACAAAGTTCTAGGTTTTTGTCAGACTTCAGGGAATCTAAGATCTCTCTAAGACTATTAGGATAAACACTTTTTTAGTGTGTAATGTTGTCAAAAGATAAAACTCAAGATGGAGTAGATTATTACATATTTCCTTATTTCTGTAGAATGCATAGAAGATCAGCATTTCATGAACCCCCCTTTACAAGAACGAAATGAATTAATGGACTGGAGAACTTGAAACTTAAAATGGTGACTGGGAGGACGAGCTACTGTGGTTGactaattgaaattttggCTCATGAAGTAGCTACGACCTGTGTATTTTCTTGTGGAACTAATTACAGATTCATTTCTCTCAGTAGCTGACTAAGGTCTACAGTAACAagcaaaggaaaagaaaaatgttgcATGTGATCTATCTTGCTTTGGAGAGAGATCCAAGGAAAATTAGAATATCATGCCATGTTTTAATGAAATCTGTTTCTCATTTGTAGCCAAACATTAGAAGAAAGATATGTGTGTATAAAGTCTAGTCAATAGGAACAAATCAAGTCTCTGTAAAACTCAAGGTACACAGACGAAACTTATAACTGTTTCTCATGGAACAGACCTATTGTAGTTTAATGTTTAGTAATATGTCACTTCCCTTGCTTGTTGCTTTAAAAGAGAGTAATCTTTATGTTCCATCCTTGCGTGTCAGTCTTGAACATAAAAGGCCTTAATTCTGAATTAACTATTGAAAACAAGCAAAGTAGGAGAATGCAAGCATGGATGAATTCTTAGCCTAGCTGGAAAAGCTAGTTATTTTATATGCTGCAGCATCTTTCTTTCAGTCTCAttctatttcatattttccatTGAAGGATTATCAGAGATTACATCCAGAGGTGACAGTTGTTGATCCTCCTGAGGCCATTCAGCATTTACGCAACCGTCAATCAATGCTTGAGGTGGTTGCTGACCTGAAATTGCCCGAATCTTATGGTAAATTTATGCACAAGCACAACAGTACTCTTGTCACTATATGAAATGGTTTCTTATACTTCAGTCTGCCCTTTTCTTGCACCGTCCTTGCTATTTTCGAAAATGGGTCTTTTGTCTTCTCGACCAAATCTTATCTTTGTCAGTTATGGTTCTGGTAGATGAGTTCCAGACTATTTGATCTTCTTCAGATTAAATACATGGTGCCTTTTGGGTATAATTGTCGCAGGCAAGGTTTGCACTCCACGGCAGTTGGTGATTTCAAAAAACCCTACTTCGGTACCAGATGAAGTTGTTAAAGCAGGATTAACAGTACCTCTAGGTAgccttattttcattttcgatGGAGAAACCAATTTAAACTTGTTCTAATAAAGCATGAAATTATTCATTTGACTcctatttttctcttactaTTAGTGGCAGAATGTGGGTGGTTTTTGGTTCTGTTGTAATTTGGTATGCACAATCCAGTAATCCACAATGAACAAAATTCATGATGCTTTTGTACCTCCAAGTATAGAGTTCGTAACTCTTTGGTGTTATCATTCTGAATAAATAACCTAGATATTGATAGAGTAAAGGCGGATGAATGCAAACTGAACAGAAATATTATAGAGATAGATCACTCTGCTACGATCCTTCTATTATATACTGTaggaaaccctaaccctaaaagcccATGCACACGCTCTCGCTCCCCTGACATATGTGTACCAACGTGCCCCCATTCTAATAGAGATGATCATGGAAATGTGATAAGCTAGTTAAAAAATTGCACGTGACAATAATTTGGCAGTGTTTTTCTTTCCATGAAACGACGTATTTTACTCATTATTCAGGTTCTTTGATATGTTAAGCTAGTTGTTTCGTTCTCTCTGAGATGTATAACCTGTGTCGTGTTCTGCTGTTCCAGTTGTGAAACCACTTGTAGTGGATGGAAGTGTAAAGTCTCATGCGCTTTTCCTTGCATACGATAATATTTCCCTATCCGAACTGGAGGCTCCGATGGTTTTGCAGGAATTCATTAATCACAGTATGGGAAGTTTGTTGTCATCTTCTGTCCTTCTTTCAGCTATTgcttattaaatttgaattactGATATGTTACTCTCAATGGTAGGTGGTGTCCTCTTTAAAGTTTTTATTGTTGGTGAGTCTATTAAAGTTGTCAGGCGTTTCTCTCTGCCTGATTTAAGTGAAACGGACATATCAACAAATTCTGGAGTGTTTGGCTTCCCGAGGGTTTCTGGTGCTGATTCTTCTGCAGATGATGTGGATCTGGATCCTGCTGTTGCTGGTAAGTTTGATTGTACTTGCAGATATTACAATTCCACAACCTGCGTGAGTGGAGCTCTTTCTTTCATTTCTCTTCAATTCTTGCCACGCAAAATTTTACTAGTCATTCTGAAATCAACTAGGGTCGATGAAACagtcatttttgttttaatcttTGGTGCTTGAAACCTTGTCCCTATGTCTTGTGAGAACAAGTACTGGTTGCATCTATTTCTTTTGTTGAAATGAGTAACAGCTCACAATCTCATTTCAcatagttaattaatttactgCAGAGCTTCCTCCGCAGCCTATGCTTGAGATGCTTGCAAAAGAGCTCCACCATCGACTGGTAAAATCCATTTTCATTGAAATTTTGCTTCATCTATTCTGTAGTTCTGTCGACTTGGCACATTAGATAAGTGATTTTCTGAGCTCGGTAATATTAGGGACTTCGGCTGTTCAATTTGGATATCATTCGCCAGAAAGGGACCAAAGATCGGTATTACATCATCGATATCAATTACTTCCCTGGTTAGTGCTCGTTAATTTCTGAATTATGAGTCTTGATGTGAAACTAGAGTAAACAAGTTGAAACAGCAAACTGCTCCTTCATTACTTTTAACCTTGTATTCTTTTTCTGAATCGCGTTAGTGCTCACGTCTTGGTGCTGAGGTTTGGTTGTTGCAGGGTACGGAAAAATGCCGGACTACGAGCAAATATTCACAGATTTTCTTGTTAGCCTTGTGCAAAGCTAGCTAGAGAGTATACATACACATGCATGGTGCATTGGCTATTGGAATGAGTAGATATTGTAAATTGTGTATCTGCTTGTAAATGTGTTTCTGTTAGTAGCAGAATTGCTAGTTACCAATATATTTTGCCATCCCATCCACAATTTGGGTGCTCTTTTCTTACACTTTTTTCACGAATATTTCTCTATAGTGCGAATTTTGATATCATATGGGGGTTCTATTAGTTCCTTCCaagtttattataattatattgttaatttgctgttacaatttttttgtagAATCAAATTCATATTCTATAACTTTCCAATGTCTATTTGGGAACTTCCAATGTCTATTTGggaactaatattttttacagtTGTGTGAGGACACATTTTTGTGAAGGGTATAGTGATGTTGTGATTGAAACAAAGAAGATGCATGTTATAGAAATCTATGGGTTCCATTCTAAAACTAATTGGTGATAGGAAGAGGGTCCATGAAACTTATATACTGATTTCAGTTGTCTTTGTacaccgatgtgggatagttctaatattatttttttagttccAATTGCCAACACCCTCCCTTAAACCCTTCGAGGTGAACCTTGGAGGGGTtggacttttttttcttttttttttaatcggTTGGACGATTggtccaaatttttttttccgatcGATTGGACCACTGGTCTAAATTTTAAGTCTAGATATATTGCTGGgtcagtcatttttttttcggtttCGTCCCAAATATACTGCTAGGTCAGTTAAATTTGACCCACAGTCGGCGACCcgttttaatactatgatagaaatccatgagttccatcctaaaatcaattggtgataggagtAGGGCCCATGAGACGTATATATTGATTTCAATTCTCTTCCTACATCGATGTAGGATAgctctaatattatttttttagtttcaattgccaacccatttaattgaaatttcatacTATGTGtcttgcaattttttttatttgtacaaataaatataagagtACACTCATATCATCTCTAATTAAGTTCCAAACGTGGTTAACAACTCTTTATTACTGCTACAGTACATAACCCATTTGTCTGTGTCACAATAAATCTCTATTTACCATTTCAATTCATCGAATATTAagtgtgttattttatttttattatgaatggtaaatatacagtatatttgactaatttatcatacttttcaaaattaactTGATTAAATGCGTATAATTctacatttaaatttttgcaaaAAGAAAACCTTAACCCCAAGGATCGCCACACTCGGCCAACAGTATTATGAGGGGTATTCAATTAAGATACGCAGTAGCCCGCAAAGAGGTAAAGGGATTCAATATATACATTCTCACCATTAATATTTCCCGcattttaagaaaaagaattatatCCTATAAAACTTTGGCAgctaatcaatttttaattttagcttGAGGAAGTGCAAAGTTCTAGAAGAGacctttattttattcttttgctATAAATATGTCATTACATGGATTTTAATCCTTATAttcttatcattttttctcccctattatgttgaaaagtaaaatgtcGATAATAAAAGACTCAAGAATTCTTGAAGACTACATTGTATTAGacttgaattattttgttgatacaTAGTACATCCCTATTTATAGGACTAGAGAAGTAATGTACCTAGGAACTAAACAATTGGACTATAACACTATTAATGTTATATTCCTTGAACCTCTAAAGTGACTCTTTCCAATATACTTGAGACTCCACTTTCTCTTCCCAATATACTTGGGACACCTAAAGTGAtctttccaacactccccctcaagttaagtatcGAGTTTTTTCGGCACTTAACTTGCACGATCTTTACTTtgataaatagtttatactcGTATTTAGGAGTCCTTCACTTTTCATTGACAGTTTATGCTCGTATCATAGAGCTTCTTCAATTCATCATTGATAGTTTATACTCATATCAAAGAgttggtttttttttcattaaaagttTAGACTCGTTTCAAGGagcttcttcatttttcttcattgaaaGTTTAGGCTCTTATCAAGGAGCTCTTCATCATTGAAAGTTTAGGCTCTTAATCAAAGAGCTGCTTCAATTTTCTGTTGACAGTTTTAACTCATGTCATAGAGCTCTTCAATTTTTGGTTGGCAGTTTTAACTCGTGTTAAGGAGTCAATCTAGACAGTTTAGGCTCGTATCTAGGAgcatcttaatttttttttttctgactGACAGTTTTTTACTCGTGTCGAGGAGCTTTCTTAGACAGTTTTTTTTGCTCGTATCTAGGAGtctcttcattattttttttgtgactGACAGTTTTAACTCGTGTCGAGGAGCTAACTCGTCTTTAAACTGAATTTAAATTGCAGCCCAAAGCTTCATTTTGGAAGGTCATTCTTGGCCCATTCTAGCTCAACACAATGAGCTCATTTCTTGAGCCCAATAATATTAGgtccaaattttcttttcttttcttttcttggaaATACTCGACTGAGAAGACGTCAACACCCTTCTCCCTTCTCCTCTCAAGGCGGCTTGCGGCCACTCCTCTCAACATTTTTGGTGCGCCCTTTCCTAGCCGCTACTTTCTTCTCCAGTAAATCAGTCGTGGCTTCTCCGGCATTGTGTTTCCCGTCTGTCCAAAATTCTCACTATTCCGGGCAGCCTCTTCTCGGCTACTAGATCGGCTGCTCATCATCCCTTTACGAATTGCATCAATAGCCGGCGGTGAGACTTCTGCGGTAACCCTTTCACTTTGGGTTCTCCTTTCTCAGCCATTACGGCGGCTTTCCATTCGATTCGCTGTCGTTGCCAATTCAGCTGTTCTGGAATCCAATTCAATTTGCAGCATACTCAGGAATGGCTTTGTCCCCTCCAATTTTTCAGAACCCTTCTTCAATACCTTCAATTGATTCCCCCTTATGCAATAAAGCATGTACCTTTGAGcagttttag harbors:
- the LOC125219319 gene encoding inositol-tetrakisphosphate 1-kinase 1-like isoform X1, producing MKLNATILYSCVDDEKEEASTPPSESSPPAPASIVVGYAFTSKKKKSFLKPKFIRFARNKGIQFVPIDLKRALSEQGPFNIVLHKLEGRDWSQVIEDYQRLHPEVTVVDPPEAIQHLRNRQSMLEVVADLKLPESYGKVCTPRQLVISKNPTSVPDEVVKAGLTVPLVVKPLVVDGSVKSHALFLAYDNISLSELEAPMVLQEFINHSGVLFKVFIVGESIKVVRRFSLPDLSETDISTNSGVFGFPRVSGADSSADDVDLDPAVAELPPQPMLEMLAKELHHRLGLRLFNLDIIRQKGTKDRYYIIDINYFPGYGKMPDYEQIFTDFLVSLVQS
- the LOC125219319 gene encoding inositol-tetrakisphosphate 1-kinase 3-like isoform X2, whose product is MKLNATILYSCVDDEKEEASTPPSESSPPAPASIVVGYAFTSKKKKSFLKPKFIRFARNKGIQFVPIDLKRALSEQGPFNIVLHKLEGRDWSQVIERLHPEVTVVDPPEAIQHLRNRQSMLEVVADLKLPESYGKVCTPRQLVISKNPTSVPDEVVKAGLTVPLVVKPLVVDGSVKSHALFLAYDNISLSELEAPMVLQEFINHSGVLFKVFIVGESIKVVRRFSLPDLSETDISTNSGVFGFPRVSGADSSADDVDLDPAVAELPPQPMLEMLAKELHHRLGLRLFNLDIIRQKGTKDRYYIIDINYFPGYGKMPDYEQIFTDFLVSLVQS
- the LOC125219319 gene encoding inositol-tetrakisphosphate 1-kinase 1-like isoform X3; the protein is MLEVVADLKLPESYGKVCTPRQLVISKNPTSVPDEVVKAGLTVPLVVKPLVVDGSVKSHALFLAYDNISLSELEAPMVLQEFINHSGVLFKVFIVGESIKVVRRFSLPDLSETDISTNSGVFGFPRVSGADSSADDVDLDPAVAELPPQPMLEMLAKELHHRLGLRLFNLDIIRQKGTKDRYYIIDINYFPGYGKMPDYEQIFTDFLVSLVQS